The Kribbella shirazensis genomic interval GGAGCGGACAGTCAAGAACGTCCTCCACGACGTGACCAGCCGGCTTCAGCTCAGGAACCGGTCGCATGCCGTCGCCTACGCGCTGCGGGAAGGTCTCATCTGACGTACTGCGAGGACGCAGCTGTGCGGCGACGAGTGCCACCAGGACGATGAAGCCGCCGAGCGCCTGCAGCGCGGTCAGGTGCTGGTCGAGCACCAGCCAGCCCAGTGCGGTCGCCACCACCGGGCTGAGCAGGCCCAGGAACGTGACCTCGGTCGGGACGAGCTCCCGGAGTCCTCGGAACCACAGCGCATAGGCGACGGCGGAGCCGAACAATGCCAGGTAGGTGTAGCCGGCGACGTTCTGCACGGTGAACGCGGGAAACGCGCCCTCGACCAGGAAGGTCACTGGCAGCAGGACCAGTCCACCTGCGACGAGTTGCCAGCCAGTCGTGGCCAGCAGGGGAGCGGGGGACGTCCAGCGCTTGCTGAGTACGACGCCGAATGCCATCACGACCGCGCCGCCGACAGCTGCGAGGACGCCCCACGTGTCGAGCCGCGCAGTGGCCCGCAGTACCAGCAGGCCGACGCCGAAGACCCCAGTGATGGCAGTGAGCACGGTCCGCAGGGACAGGCGTTGCCGTAGCAGTCCGGCCGACAGCAGTGCGACCAGTAGTGGCTGGATAGCGCCGACGGTCGCGGCTACGCCACCTGGCAGCCGGTAGGCGCCGACGAACAGCAGAGCGTTGAAAGCGCCGATGTTGAGTGTGCCGAGGACCAGCGAGCGCCACCACCAGCTGCCACGCGGCAGCACGCGAGTGATCGCGACCAGGAGCAGTCCGGCCGGCAGAGCGCGCAGGAGGGCGGCCAGCAGCGGGCGATGCGGCGGGAGCAGCTCGGTGGTGACGAGGTACGTGGTGCCCCACAGCATCGGCGCGATCGCCGTGGCGAGGAGGAGAGCGGTCCGCCGATTACTTAGCACTAAGGTAAAATATCTCAACGCTAAACTATTTTCAAATCTCTCACCGCTAAGCAACCTGGCGCTACGCTGGGCACATGGCAGACCACGTCGACCTCGTGCTCGAGCAGTGGCGGGCGCGGCGGCCGGACCTGGACGCGTCGCCGATGGGCATCATCGGGCGGATGAGCCGGCTCGGCGCGCTGTTCGACGCCGAGCTGCGGCGGAACTTCGCCCGGAACGACCTGGACCGCGCATCCTTCGACGTGCTCGCGACACTGCGGCGCAGCAACCCCGAGCACAGCCTGACCCCGGCCGGCCTGATGCACTCGTCGATGGTCACCTCGGGAGCGATCAGCCAACGGCTGGACCGGCTGGAGGCACGTGGTCTGGTGACGCGGACGCCGAGCGAGACCGACCGCCGCGGTGTCCAGGTCACTTTGACCCCTGAGGGGCTCGAGCTGATCGACAAGGTGCTGCCGACGCACGTCGACACGGAGGCGAGGTTGCTCGCCGGACTGTCCGCGGCCGAACGCGACCAGTTGGCAGCGCTGCTGCGGGCGTTGCTGGAGTCGCTCGGGGACAAGCGGGACTGATCATGACGAGCGTCAGCAGGGACTCGGCACGGGCGGAGTCGCTGCGGACGGCTCTCGTCCAGGAGTTGCTGGACGCCAGGATGATCCAGGACGAGCGCGTGGCGGCCGCGTTCCGGGCCGTACCGCGGCACGTGTTCGTCCCGCATGTGCCACTCGAGGTCGCGTACGCCGATGACGTCGTACCCATGAAGCAGAACCAGGCCGGTGTGCTGACGAGTTCGGTGTCGCAGCCGAGCATCGTCGCGTTGATGCTCGAGCAGGCCGCGATCCGGCCGGGGGACCGGGTGCTCGAGATCGGCTCCGGCGGGTACAACGCGGCGCTGCTGCAGGAGCTGACCGGGCCGGACGGTGCGGTCACGACGGTCGACATCGACCCCGAGGTGGCAGAGCGCGCGCGGGCGTCACTCGACGAGGCCGGGTACGGCGACGTGGCCGTCGTCCAGGGTGATGGTGCGTTCGGTGCTCCCGAGCGGGCGCCGTACGACCGGATCGTGGTGACGGCGACGGCGTGGGACATTGCGACTGCCTGGCTGCGGCAGCTGCGGCCGGGCGGGCGGATCGTCGTACCGCTGCGGTTGCGGGGGCAGACGCGGTCGATCGCGTTCGACGTGGCCGGTGACCATCTCGAGAGCCGGTCCACGACGCTGTGCGGATTCGTCAGCATGCAGGGCGTTGATGCGGACTACGAGCGGCTGGTGCCGTTGCAGGGGGCACAGTTGACGTTCGACGAGGACCAGGAGGGCGAGCCGCATCCGCGGAACGAGGTACTGGCGTTGCCGGTCGAGCAGAGCTGGTCAAGGGTCGAGGTGGATCGGGAGGAGCCGCTACTCGACCTCTACCTGTGGCTGGCGAGCACACTGCCCGGGTTCTGCGTTCTGACCGGTGAGGAGTGGTCGTGGGTTCCGGCTGTCGCAACGACGGACAGCCTGGTGTATCTGTCGACGCGGACCGGCAGGGACGAGTCACACCTCGAACTGGGGTGCAGCGGTCACGGGCCGGACGCTGGCGACCTGCTGGACCGCATGGTCGATCAGGTGCAGACGTGGGACGCCCAGCACCGGGCTGGTCCTGGGCCGTCCTTCCAGGTCCATGCCGCCGGTGCGGACCTGCCACCAGGCTTCCACGTCGCCCGGCGGCACAGCTACATCACTGTGCTGTGGGAGGAGCCGGCCGCGGCGGATTGCTGACGGTCTGCCAGAGTTCGTCGATGTCGGAGCGGTCCTCGGGCTCGGGGGTGTCGACCCAGCCGCTCGCCCAGACGTTCTCGTCACGGTCGTCCAGGTTGAAGATCGACTCCGCGAAGGCGGCCGAACCGACGTACCGCTCCTCGTCCCCGTCGAGCTCGTCCGGTACGCCGGAATCCTGCTGGGCGGCCGGAGGCGCCACCAGCGAGCGCGCGTACTCCTGCGCCGCCAGGATCCCCAGCTCACGCTCCTCGCTCAGCAAGCGGATCGCGCCGACCTCGTTGCCCGCGTTCATCATCTCCAGCACCCTGGCGTCCAGATCCTGCTTCGGCGCCGGCAGATTGTGCTGCGGCGGCCGGTGCGCCGGCGGCTGGTACGGGCCCGGGTTGTACTGCACCGGGTACTGGGCAGGCTGGAACTGGGCCGGCGGCTGATAGACCCCGGCCGGTGGGTACGGCGTGACGGCGCCAGGCTGCTGTGCCGCCTGGCCCGGGGCATTCCACTCGCCCTGGCGACGCGGCTGCCGGCCGCTCTGCAGGAGCTGGTGGAGCGCGGCCGCGGCATGCCCACTGTCCTGCGCATGCCCCGCCTGCGCCGGGAACGGCTGGCCAGGGAACGGCTGGCCAGGGAACGACTGCCCAGCGAACGGCTGTCCGGGGAACGCCTGCTGGCCAGGCGGCGGAGGTGGTCCGCCCGGCCCGGCGGCCGGGGTGAACTGGCCCTGGAACTGGATCGGCTGGTTACCGCCCTGCTGCGCCTGGAGCCGCTCGACCAAGGCCTGCATGCGCGGATTCGGCTTACCGGCGGACTGCTGCCGCGCCTTCGTGATCAGGCCCAGCACGATCATCACCACGACGAAGATCACGAACCCCGTCATCGCCCGGCCTCCCGACGTCCGTCCGACAGTCTGAAGGCCAGCCTAAGGCCCCCGAGGTGCGCGAATCGGAGGAAGCGGGAGTGACCGCTACAATCCAGTGTTGAGAGTCCGTCCGAGGCCCCAGCGCCTACTGCGCGGCACTCGGCACGGCACCTCGCCGCACGGGTGCAAAGGGCACGATGCTCCGCATCGAACCCTTCGCCCCCGCGCGCCGATGCACCGCACCGAGCACCTGCTCGCTACGGCGCTGGGGCCTCGGACGCACTCTGACCGCTGATCGATCTCGAAGGGCATACCCGCGTGGCAACGACGAACGACCTCAAGAACGGCATGGTGCTCGACCTGGACGGCCAGCTCTGGTCCGTCGTGTGGTTCCAGCATCACAAGCCGGGCAAGGGCGGCGCCGTCGTCCGGACGAAGCTGAAGAACGTGCTGTCCGGCAAGGTGGTGGACAAGACCTTCAACGCCGACGTGAAGGTCGAGGTGGCCACGGTCGACAAGCGTGACATGACGTACCTGTACAACGACGGCTCCGCGTACGTGTTCATGGACAAGTCGACGTACGAGCAGCTCAACATCCAGCCCGACGTGGTCGGCGAGGCCTCCCACTTCCTGCTGGAGAACCAGGACGCGATCGTGGCGGTGCACGACGACCTGCCGCTGTACGTCGAGCTCCCGGCCTCGGTCGAGCTCGTGGTCGAGTACACCGAGCCGGGCCTGCAGGGCGACCGGTCCAGCGGCGGCACCAAGCCGGCCCGCCTGGAGACCGGGTACGACATCCAGGTCCCGCTGTTCCTGACCACCGGCGAGAAGGTCAAGGTGGACACCCGGACCGGGGACTACCTCGGCCGCGTCAACTCCTGATCGACGCCAACCTTTAGGGACAAAAGAACATGTCTGCCCGGAGCAAGGCCCGCAAGCGCGCGCTGGACGTGCTGTTCGAGTCGGAGGTCAGGGGTTTGCCGGTCGGCGGCACCCTGGCCGACCGGGTGGCCGACAACGACCCGCCCGTGAACGAGTTCACCGTGGCGCTGGTCGAGGGGGTCGCGAAGCACAGCGAGCAGATCGACGAACTGCTCGCGACGCATTCGGTCGGCTGGACGCTGGACCGGATGCCGGCCGTGGACCGCAACATCCTGCGGATCGGCGCCTACGAGCTGCTGTACGACGACCAGGTCCCGGACGTGGTCGCGGTGAGCGAGGCGGTCGCGCTGGCGCGGGACCTGTCGACCGACGAGTCCCCGACGTTCGTGAACGGCCTGCTGGCCAGACTGCTGCAGTTGAAACCCACGCTGGGCATCTGAAGTCCCCGGGATTCCGGGGAACGAGGGGGGCGAGCCCTCTGTGCCAGGCCCGGTGACCGTCTCGGTACGGTCCCGGGCCGCCGTTGCGTCCCCGTTGCGCGGCCGGTGAGGTGGTACCCGCCGCTGTACTGCCTGATGGTGCCTGATGGTGCCTGATGGTGCTGGTACTGCTGGCACTGCTCTGTTCTGTCTGCGAACCGAAGGCGGGCGGCCGTGGGCCAGCTGCTACAAGCCCCGACCGTCTGGTGCCTTCTCAGGCGTCAGGCGCCGGCGGCCTCGGACGAGTCCTCGACGTCACCCTTCGCCTCCGGGTTCAGCACACCCCAGGAG includes:
- the nusB gene encoding transcription antitermination factor NusB gives rise to the protein MSARSKARKRALDVLFESEVRGLPVGGTLADRVADNDPPVNEFTVALVEGVAKHSEQIDELLATHSVGWTLDRMPAVDRNILRIGAYELLYDDQVPDVVAVSEAVALARDLSTDESPTFVNGLLARLLQLKPTLGI
- a CDS encoding EamA family transporter, which codes for MLSNRRTALLLATAIAPMLWGTTYLVTTELLPPHRPLLAALLRALPAGLLLVAITRVLPRGSWWWRSLVLGTLNIGAFNALLFVGAYRLPGGVAATVGAIQPLLVALLSAGLLRQRLSLRTVLTAITGVFGVGLLVLRATARLDTWGVLAAVGGAVVMAFGVVLSKRWTSPAPLLATTGWQLVAGGLVLLPVTFLVEGAFPAFTVQNVAGYTYLALFGSAVAYALWFRGLRELVPTEVTFLGLLSPVVATALGWLVLDQHLTALQALGGFIVLVALVAAQLRPRSTSDETFPQRVGDGMRPVPELKPAGHVVEDVLDCPLRV
- the fxlM gene encoding methyltransferase, FxLD system; this encodes MTSVSRDSARAESLRTALVQELLDARMIQDERVAAAFRAVPRHVFVPHVPLEVAYADDVVPMKQNQAGVLTSSVSQPSIVALMLEQAAIRPGDRVLEIGSGGYNAALLQELTGPDGAVTTVDIDPEVAERARASLDEAGYGDVAVVQGDGAFGAPERAPYDRIVVTATAWDIATAWLRQLRPGGRIVVPLRLRGQTRSIAFDVAGDHLESRSTTLCGFVSMQGVDADYERLVPLQGAQLTFDEDQEGEPHPRNEVLALPVEQSWSRVEVDREEPLLDLYLWLASTLPGFCVLTGEEWSWVPAVATTDSLVYLSTRTGRDESHLELGCSGHGPDAGDLLDRMVDQVQTWDAQHRAGPGPSFQVHAAGADLPPGFHVARRHSYITVLWEEPAAADC
- the efp gene encoding elongation factor P codes for the protein MVLDLDGQLWSVVWFQHHKPGKGGAVVRTKLKNVLSGKVVDKTFNADVKVEVATVDKRDMTYLYNDGSAYVFMDKSTYEQLNIQPDVVGEASHFLLENQDAIVAVHDDLPLYVELPASVELVVEYTEPGLQGDRSSGGTKPARLETGYDIQVPLFLTTGEKVKVDTRTGDYLGRVNS
- a CDS encoding MarR family winged helix-turn-helix transcriptional regulator, translating into MADHVDLVLEQWRARRPDLDASPMGIIGRMSRLGALFDAELRRNFARNDLDRASFDVLATLRRSNPEHSLTPAGLMHSSMVTSGAISQRLDRLEARGLVTRTPSETDRRGVQVTLTPEGLELIDKVLPTHVDTEARLLAGLSAAERDQLAALLRALLESLGDKRD